The proteins below come from a single Gemmatimonadota bacterium genomic window:
- a CDS encoding hydrogenase has product MQRVQSRTAHRLLQLGILLFLLGLVTGLAVPALANPRMGLASHVEAVMNGTFLVVLGLVWPRLILTPPLLSAAFWLAVYGAFANWLATLLSAVWRAGNPMMPIAAQGAAGTALQELVIKALLVSLALAMIGCCLLVLFGLRSPETPRDEG; this is encoded by the coding sequence ATGCAACGCGTGCAGAGCAGGACCGCACACCGACTGCTGCAACTCGGCATCTTGCTCTTCTTGCTGGGACTCGTCACGGGCCTCGCCGTTCCCGCACTGGCGAACCCGCGCATGGGGCTTGCCAGTCACGTCGAGGCGGTAATGAATGGGACGTTTCTGGTGGTACTCGGCCTTGTGTGGCCGCGACTGATCTTGACGCCGCCTCTCCTCAGCGCTGCTTTTTGGCTCGCTGTGTACGGTGCCTTTGCCAACTGGCTCGCAACATTGCTCTCCGCCGTCTGGCGCGCGGGCAATCCCATGATGCCAATCGCGGCGCAAGGAGCCGCAGGCACCGCCCTGCAGGAGCTCGTGATCAAAGCTCTCCTCGTATCGCTCGCCCTCGCCATGATCGGCTGCTGTCTGCTCGTGCTGTTCGGGCTCCGCTCACCGGAAACGCCACGGGACGAAGGCTAG
- a CDS encoding NAD(P)-binding protein, which produces MTDDDDKLGLDRHISRRDFLDGVAIAIGGSIVGPAALQAASAPRGATQSASRAAGWADAYPPALTGLRGSHVGSFEALHALKNGQFWNNAKRPTPTREDYDLIVVGAGISGLAAAHYFRQSRPDARVLILDNHDDFGGHAKRNEFTYEGETHIGYGGTQSIDSPAPYSAVAKALLVELGIDVASYPSVVDRALYPSLGLKPAVFFDAATYGADQLVVGNARAADQTFLAAAPLSDAVRHDLERLTTELFNPFPDLSLTEKKAKLARMSYAEFLTSAWKVDPTVVTLFQKTTHPLFGAGIDVVPAQDAYGLGLPGFQGMALDDVPGPGQNYDSRKSTETEPYYFHFPDGNATIARLLVRKLVPAAMPGSTTEDVVTARADYARLDEAGAPVRIRLSCPVMRVRHLGAPSTAKSVEVAYLDNGTLRTVTARAAILACWHQVIPFLCPELPAAQKEAMNFETKVPLVYTNVFIKNWTAFEKLGVNSIATPGLWHDSVSLDMPVSVGTYQHPKLPTQPIVLHLNKALAKPGMPIRMQHLAGRSELYLTAFDTIEKHVRSDLQRVLGPGGFDSARDILGLTVNRWPHGYAYQYNSLFDDFWLNGGEQPCEVARRPFGRLAIANADAAAYSYTDAAIDHGYRAVQEVLALSTR; this is translated from the coding sequence GTGACTGACGACGACGACAAACTCGGTCTTGATCGCCACATCTCGCGTCGCGATTTTCTCGACGGGGTAGCGATCGCAATCGGCGGTTCCATAGTCGGTCCCGCTGCCCTGCAGGCTGCATCGGCCCCGCGCGGCGCCACTCAGTCAGCGAGCCGCGCCGCGGGATGGGCGGACGCGTATCCGCCAGCACTCACCGGGCTACGCGGCTCGCACGTCGGATCGTTCGAGGCGCTTCACGCACTCAAGAACGGACAGTTTTGGAATAACGCCAAGCGGCCAACGCCAACCCGCGAAGACTACGATCTCATCGTTGTAGGCGCTGGCATCAGCGGGCTCGCCGCCGCGCACTATTTCCGGCAAAGCCGCCCAGACGCTCGTGTACTCATTCTCGACAACCACGACGACTTTGGCGGCCACGCCAAACGCAATGAGTTCACCTACGAAGGCGAAACCCACATCGGGTACGGCGGAACGCAGTCCATTGATAGCCCTGCGCCATACAGCGCTGTTGCAAAGGCGCTGCTCGTGGAACTCGGCATCGACGTCGCGAGCTACCCCTCGGTCGTGGACCGCGCGCTCTATCCGTCGCTGGGACTCAAACCGGCGGTCTTCTTTGATGCCGCCACATACGGAGCAGATCAGCTCGTCGTCGGCAATGCTCGCGCCGCCGACCAAACTTTTCTTGCCGCAGCGCCGCTCTCCGACGCCGTGCGACACGACCTCGAACGACTGACCACCGAACTCTTCAATCCATTTCCCGATCTGTCGCTGACGGAGAAGAAAGCAAAGCTCGCGCGCATGAGCTACGCCGAATTCCTCACCAGCGCCTGGAAGGTGGATCCAACAGTTGTGACGCTTTTCCAAAAGACCACGCATCCTCTGTTCGGCGCCGGCATTGATGTGGTTCCTGCGCAAGACGCATACGGACTCGGGCTTCCAGGTTTTCAGGGAATGGCGCTCGATGACGTACCGGGACCGGGGCAGAACTACGACTCAAGAAAGTCCACGGAAACCGAGCCGTACTATTTTCACTTTCCCGACGGCAACGCCACCATCGCGCGACTGCTCGTGCGCAAGCTCGTCCCCGCTGCGATGCCTGGCTCTACCACAGAAGACGTCGTCACCGCTCGTGCGGACTATGCGCGGCTCGACGAAGCGGGCGCCCCCGTCCGCATTCGCCTCAGCTGCCCGGTGATGCGGGTGCGACACCTCGGTGCGCCATCAACAGCGAAAAGCGTGGAGGTCGCCTATCTCGACAACGGCACCCTGCGCACGGTCACCGCTCGCGCGGCAATCCTCGCCTGCTGGCACCAAGTCATTCCGTTCCTCTGCCCCGAGCTTCCGGCGGCGCAGAAAGAGGCGATGAACTTTGAGACGAAAGTGCCACTCGTTTACACGAACGTCTTCATTAAAAACTGGACAGCCTTCGAGAAACTCGGCGTCAACAGCATCGCCACACCGGGGCTCTGGCACGACAGCGTGTCGCTCGACATGCCGGTTAGCGTTGGCACGTATCAGCATCCGAAATTACCGACGCAACCTATTGTGCTCCATCTCAACAAAGCGCTTGCCAAGCCGGGGATGCCGATTCGTATGCAGCACCTGGCGGGGCGAAGCGAGCTGTACCTCACCGCCTTTGACACCATCGAGAAACATGTGCGCAGCGACCTGCAGCGCGTACTCGGCCCCGGGGGGTTTGACTCCGCGCGCGATATTCTGGGCCTTACTGTCAATCGATGGCCACACGGCTACGCGTATCAGTACAACTCGCTGTTCGATGACTTCTGGTTGAATGGCGGCGAACAGCCCTGCGAAGTGGCACGGCGGCCATTCGGTCGACTCGCTATCGCCAATGCCGATGCGGCGGCGTACTCTTACACAGACGCCGCGATTGACCACGGATACCGTGCCGTACAGGAAGTTCTCGCGCTCAGCACTCGATGA
- a CDS encoding class A beta-lactamase-related serine hydrolase, whose amino-acid sequence MTILLRRTLLMLLFAWPTAQFAQSPTALTRLLAADAARFPGSFGVYVKHLGTGEEASVRADESSNSASVIKLPILALAMQQVDAGTLSLATRLTITAERMRGGSGILQRFDAGLQPTLQDVLTQMVITSDNTATDLAIAEVGGVDRVNAWIGANGGGMQLFYTVAQVFAKARESAYAANPREAVSHNRAYWLGEITPRAVGRWLERLQRCQDGTSQGAPLASLASCKRMLTMMRMQLSGDHRLPHYLDIPVAHKTGDWPPFLANDVGILYTKSGPVIMVICANNITGNYGEAEDRMGELARRVVDYFDGAR is encoded by the coding sequence ATGACCATCCTGCTCCGTCGCACGCTGTTGATGCTGCTCTTCGCGTGGCCCACCGCACAGTTCGCACAATCGCCGACGGCGCTCACGCGCCTCCTCGCAGCGGACGCCGCGCGCTTTCCAGGATCGTTTGGCGTCTACGTGAAGCATCTGGGAACCGGCGAAGAAGCCAGCGTGCGCGCGGACGAGTCTTCTAATTCGGCGAGCGTCATCAAGTTGCCGATCCTTGCCCTCGCGATGCAGCAGGTCGATGCCGGCACATTGTCGCTCGCGACGCGTCTCACCATCACGGCGGAGCGTATGCGCGGCGGTAGCGGTATTCTGCAGCGCTTCGACGCCGGGCTACAGCCGACGTTGCAGGATGTACTCACGCAGATGGTGATCACCTCAGACAACACGGCCACGGATCTCGCAATCGCCGAGGTCGGCGGCGTTGATCGGGTCAATGCGTGGATTGGCGCGAATGGCGGCGGGATGCAACTGTTCTATACGGTGGCGCAGGTCTTTGCGAAGGCACGCGAATCGGCGTACGCCGCGAATCCGCGCGAAGCGGTCTCGCACAATAGGGCCTACTGGCTTGGGGAGATCACGCCACGGGCGGTTGGCCGTTGGCTCGAGCGCCTGCAGCGGTGTCAGGATGGGACCTCGCAAGGTGCGCCCCTCGCAAGCCTCGCGTCGTGCAAGCGGATGCTGACCATGATGCGGATGCAGCTGTCGGGCGATCACCGCCTCCCGCACTATCTCGATATTCCGGTTGCCCATAAGACGGGTGACTGGCCGCCATTTCTCGCGAACGATGTGGGGATCCTGTACACGAAGTCCGGGCCGGTCATCATGGTCATCTGCGCGAATAACATCACGGGCAACTACGGTGAGGCGGAGGACCGTATGGGTGAGCTGGCCCGTCGCGTGGTGGACTATTTTGACGGCGCGAGGTAG
- a CDS encoding helix-turn-helix transcriptional regulator — translation MEINKDLVAASSTPIVLSILAESDSYGYAILLRVRELSGGRMAWTDGMLYPVLHRLERLGYVTARWESSENGRRRKYYRITVEGRAQLAEEHRQWQAVNATLQGMWSLRFTPAVAHHAASAVPLPQGA, via the coding sequence ATGGAAATCAACAAAGACCTCGTCGCCGCTTCGTCTACCCCTATCGTCCTCTCGATCCTCGCCGAGTCCGACAGCTATGGGTACGCGATTCTTTTGCGCGTCCGAGAGTTGTCGGGAGGACGCATGGCGTGGACGGACGGAATGCTGTATCCAGTGCTCCATCGCCTCGAGCGACTCGGCTATGTGACCGCGCGATGGGAAAGCTCGGAAAATGGCCGTCGGCGCAAGTACTATCGCATCACCGTTGAGGGGCGTGCGCAACTCGCTGAAGAGCATCGCCAGTGGCAGGCGGTGAACGCGACGCTGCAAGGCATGTGGTCACTTCGCTTCACGCCCGCTGTCGCACATCACGCTGCGTCGGCCGTGCCACTTCCACAGGGAGCGTAA
- a CDS encoding permease prefix domain 1-containing protein, with product MTASGNAYSLEEQIDQWRNYLRRRQAIQSVDVAELEDHLREQVEVLINAGLATDEAFLVAVKRLGDLDSLSREFAREHSDRLWKQLVAVGADANEAAATARTEAMMAFGFAVAAGVAVKAPALFGMPLNTNASFYARNASLFTFPLLTAFFAWKRRLDVGTLVRLLVAFAAAGIVANMYPLVSRGSNEVLTAMHLPIALWLAVGIAYAGGRWNQAARRMDFVRFSGELFIYYVLIALGGILLTAFMAAIFEAIGIKIEIFFQTWMLPCGAAGAVIIASWLVEAKQSVIENMAPVLTRLFTPLFAAVLIAFLVTLLWTGRGVVHDRTVIIAFDAILALVLALLLYSVSARDPRAPVGAFDALEVVLVGSALVADVVALWAIAARISEFGFSPNRVAALGGNLILLVNLAWSAVLYLRFLRGRGTFAQLERWQTNYLPVYAAWAAFVVVAFPPLFRYI from the coding sequence ATGACGGCTTCAGGGAACGCCTACTCGCTCGAGGAACAGATCGACCAGTGGCGCAACTATCTCCGCCGTCGACAGGCCATTCAGTCCGTCGACGTGGCGGAACTGGAAGACCATCTCCGCGAGCAAGTGGAGGTGCTGATCAATGCGGGGCTCGCCACCGATGAGGCGTTTTTGGTGGCCGTGAAGCGTCTAGGCGACCTCGATTCCCTTTCGCGCGAGTTCGCGCGTGAGCATTCGGACCGCCTCTGGAAGCAACTCGTGGCGGTTGGTGCGGATGCCAACGAGGCAGCGGCGACGGCGCGCACCGAGGCCATGATGGCCTTCGGGTTTGCCGTGGCGGCTGGCGTGGCCGTCAAAGCGCCGGCGCTATTTGGTATGCCGTTGAATACGAACGCCAGCTTCTACGCGCGCAATGCGAGTCTATTCACCTTCCCCCTGCTCACGGCCTTTTTCGCGTGGAAACGACGGCTCGACGTGGGCACGCTCGTGCGACTGCTCGTAGCGTTCGCCGCGGCAGGGATTGTGGCGAACATGTACCCGCTCGTGTCGCGCGGCTCCAATGAAGTACTCACGGCCATGCACCTCCCGATCGCGCTCTGGCTGGCGGTGGGAATTGCGTACGCCGGCGGTCGTTGGAACCAGGCCGCTCGTCGTATGGACTTCGTTCGATTCTCAGGCGAACTGTTCATCTACTACGTGCTCATCGCACTCGGCGGCATCCTCCTGACTGCGTTTATGGCGGCGATCTTTGAGGCCATCGGGATCAAGATCGAAATTTTCTTCCAGACCTGGATGCTCCCCTGTGGGGCAGCAGGAGCTGTGATCATTGCCAGCTGGCTGGTGGAGGCTAAACAGAGTGTCATAGAGAACATGGCACCAGTACTCACGCGCCTCTTTACGCCGCTCTTTGCCGCCGTGCTGATTGCATTTCTCGTGACGCTACTGTGGACCGGACGTGGCGTCGTCCATGACCGCACTGTGATCATCGCATTCGACGCGATCCTCGCGCTGGTCCTGGCGCTTCTGCTGTACTCGGTCTCCGCGCGGGATCCCCGAGCGCCCGTCGGCGCCTTTGATGCGCTGGAGGTGGTCCTGGTGGGGAGTGCGCTCGTGGCTGACGTGGTTGCGCTGTGGGCGATTGCCGCGCGCATCTCGGAATTCGGGTTCAGCCCAAACCGCGTGGCCGCGCTGGGCGGAAACCTCATTCTTCTCGTCAACCTTGCCTGGTCGGCTGTGCTGTACCTCCGCTTTTTGCGCGGGCGCGGAACGTTCGCACAGCTCGAGCGCTGGCAGACGAACTATCTGCCGGTCTACGCCGCGTGGGCGGCGTTCGTCGTGGTCGCCTTTCCGCCGTTGTTTCGTTATATTTGA
- a CDS encoding DinB family protein, producing the protein MRHARLALILALACTAAPLTAQQLISKDALIAVVENHKGAVIRYIDAAPDSMLGFRPTKGVRTFAEQIEHAAGADALIAHLAITGGMKGIPAMGDSAVYLHNKAALKAYSIAAMDHTIQMLKAVSDASMQESIVQFGNKVTRGRALMELLDHFPWTLGQTVPYLRMNGVTPPAYSPF; encoded by the coding sequence GTGCGCCACGCTCGTCTTGCCCTGATCCTCGCGCTCGCCTGCACGGCAGCGCCGCTCACCGCGCAGCAGCTCATCTCCAAAGATGCCCTCATTGCCGTGGTGGAAAACCACAAAGGCGCGGTCATCCGCTACATCGACGCCGCTCCGGACTCGATGCTCGGTTTTCGCCCCACCAAGGGCGTACGCACCTTCGCGGAACAGATTGAGCACGCGGCGGGCGCTGATGCGCTCATCGCCCATCTGGCCATCACCGGCGGTATGAAAGGCATTCCCGCGATGGGCGACTCTGCCGTGTATCTGCACAACAAGGCCGCACTCAAGGCGTATTCTATTGCCGCCATGGATCACACCATTCAGATGCTGAAGGCCGTGAGCGACGCTTCGATGCAGGAAAGCATCGTGCAGTTCGGCAACAAGGTCACCCGCGGCCGCGCGCTGATGGAACTGCTCGACCATTTTCCTTGGACGCTCGGACAGACCGTGCCGTACCTCCGCATGAACGGCGTCACGCCGCCGGCATACTCGCCCTTCTAA
- a CDS encoding glycosyl hydrolase: MRFFPRTRRGHALAALLLCSLPALLPAQAAKVAAARPASAASVDTTLWQNVSWRLLGPAHSGRMTSVVGSTQRPAEYYVGTTGGGVWKTADSGKTWHPTTDKYFGGTIGALDIFKPNPDVVWAGGGETAIRGNVSHGDGVWKSADAGKTWSFMGLAETQYISRIVTHPTDPNIVYVGALGHVFGPNKERGVYRSKDGGKTWQNILFKNDSTGIADLVMDPTNPNVLYAGFWQAGRKPWLLVSGGAGGSMYKTTDGGDHWTELSHNAGLPHGLWGNIGIAISPAKPNRVWAVIEADSGGVFRSDDAGSTWQYVNADRNLRQRAWYYSKLFADPKDSNTVYAGNVGGYISNDGGKTFRSGLGNGDTHYFWIDPTNPKRIAVAGDPGIVLTYDGGTSTVRANLPTGQYYHVHLTNASPYDVCGAEQDGGVDCFPVRVASAAGGRGGRGAAAPPAGGRGGAAPGTPASQFDFTPRYGGAGGESGYVASDPNDPDVTFGGNYSGVLAMQNKRTGVSMRLDPWPLNPMGHDAKDSKYRFQWTFPIMNSPNDAKVLYAGANVLFRSSDLGATWKIVSPDLTRNDPSTLGSSGGPLTKDQTSVEYYATIFAVAESPVTKGLVWSGSDDGLIHVARNVGTGAAMPTWQNVTPKDLPKWTRISIVEPSRYSAGTMYFAANRYEMDDFAPYIYRTTDYGKTWQKIVTGIPANEFTRAVREDLVRPGMLYAATERSMYVSYDAGDHWQSLKRNLPPVAVHDIALRDDDIVIATMGRGFYAMEGIAALREADKVNSVAGVHLYTPGATYQNEGAIKVQYWLKSATQPVTVELLDKKGFVVTKASSTDTAAAAGGRGGRGGGRGGFGGAPAARVTTTEGLNTYSIALRYPDGVNFRGAVYWSGNGLNGPAGPPGTYTVRLTAGTNAPVTATVRVLPPPRTGATESDLIEKFNLLIKIRDTASAANNAVRTIRNVRYQVDSLRNVLNGAQLKAFEKEANVLIDSTRKVEGVLYQTKNEAGQDPLNFPIKLGNQIGAISGFVSANDRRPPPQAYEVWNTLVPQLNVELVRLKKQMDVLLPRVNATLKAAGQKPIVPSTDELGNAPQRAAQAAIIPAENPHE, encoded by the coding sequence ATGCGTTTCTTCCCACGGACTCGGCGCGGCCACGCGCTGGCTGCTCTGTTGCTCTGTTCGTTGCCGGCGTTGCTCCCGGCGCAGGCCGCCAAGGTTGCGGCGGCGCGGCCGGCCTCGGCCGCCTCGGTAGACACCACCCTCTGGCAGAATGTGAGCTGGCGCCTCCTCGGACCGGCGCACTCCGGCCGTATGACCTCGGTCGTGGGCTCTACGCAGCGTCCTGCTGAGTACTACGTGGGCACCACCGGCGGCGGCGTCTGGAAGACCGCCGATAGCGGTAAGACCTGGCACCCGACCACCGATAAGTACTTCGGCGGTACGATTGGCGCGCTCGACATTTTCAAGCCGAACCCCGATGTCGTGTGGGCCGGCGGCGGCGAAACGGCGATTCGCGGCAACGTCTCGCATGGCGACGGTGTGTGGAAGAGCGCCGATGCTGGCAAAACGTGGAGCTTTATGGGGCTCGCCGAGACGCAGTATATCTCGCGCATCGTCACGCACCCAACGGATCCGAACATCGTGTACGTGGGCGCGCTCGGCCACGTGTTTGGCCCCAACAAGGAACGCGGCGTGTACCGCTCCAAGGACGGCGGCAAGACGTGGCAGAATATTCTGTTCAAGAATGACTCGACGGGCATTGCCGATCTTGTGATGGATCCCACCAATCCGAATGTGCTCTACGCCGGATTCTGGCAGGCCGGTCGCAAGCCGTGGCTTCTGGTGAGCGGCGGTGCTGGTGGCAGCATGTACAAGACAACGGACGGCGGCGACCACTGGACTGAACTCTCGCACAACGCCGGTCTTCCGCATGGCCTGTGGGGCAACATTGGAATTGCCATTTCGCCGGCAAAGCCGAATCGAGTGTGGGCCGTTATTGAAGCCGATTCTGGCGGCGTCTTCCGCTCCGACGACGCCGGCTCCACGTGGCAGTACGTGAATGCCGACCGCAATCTCCGTCAGCGCGCTTGGTACTACAGCAAGCTCTTTGCCGATCCAAAAGATTCGAACACCGTGTACGCCGGCAACGTTGGCGGCTACATCTCCAACGACGGTGGCAAAACCTTCCGCAGCGGACTCGGCAACGGAGACACGCACTACTTCTGGATTGACCCCACAAACCCCAAGCGAATTGCCGTGGCCGGCGATCCTGGGATTGTGCTCACGTACGACGGTGGCACCTCGACAGTGCGCGCCAACCTGCCGACGGGCCAGTACTATCACGTGCATCTCACCAACGCTTCGCCGTACGATGTGTGCGGTGCTGAACAGGACGGCGGCGTGGATTGCTTCCCCGTGCGCGTTGCGAGTGCTGCGGGCGGGCGCGGTGGACGCGGCGCGGCAGCTCCGCCAGCCGGTGGGCGCGGTGGTGCGGCTCCTGGAACGCCGGCATCGCAGTTCGACTTCACGCCGCGCTACGGTGGTGCCGGTGGTGAGTCAGGCTACGTGGCCAGCGATCCGAACGATCCAGATGTGACCTTCGGTGGCAACTATAGCGGCGTGTTAGCGATGCAGAATAAGCGCACCGGTGTATCGATGCGCCTCGACCCGTGGCCACTGAACCCGATGGGCCACGACGCCAAGGATTCGAAGTATCGGTTCCAGTGGACTTTCCCAATTATGAATTCGCCGAACGACGCGAAGGTGCTGTACGCCGGCGCGAACGTGCTTTTCCGTTCGTCAGACCTCGGCGCCACTTGGAAGATTGTCTCGCCCGATCTCACGCGAAACGATCCCAGCACGCTCGGTTCATCGGGCGGGCCGCTCACCAAGGATCAGACGAGCGTGGAGTACTACGCTACGATCTTCGCGGTGGCAGAGTCGCCCGTAACCAAGGGGCTCGTTTGGAGCGGCTCGGACGACGGCCTCATTCATGTGGCGCGCAATGTGGGTACGGGTGCGGCGATGCCGACCTGGCAGAATGTGACGCCCAAAGATCTTCCAAAGTGGACGCGCATTTCGATTGTTGAGCCGTCGCGCTATAGCGCTGGTACGATGTACTTCGCCGCGAACCGATATGAGATGGACGACTTTGCGCCGTATATCTATCGCACGACGGACTACGGCAAGACGTGGCAGAAGATTGTCACTGGTATTCCCGCCAACGAATTCACGCGCGCGGTGCGTGAAGATCTCGTACGCCCTGGCATGCTCTACGCCGCGACGGAGCGGAGCATGTATGTGTCGTACGACGCCGGCGATCACTGGCAGAGTCTCAAGCGCAATCTTCCGCCGGTGGCGGTGCACGACATTGCGCTCCGCGATGATGACATTGTGATTGCGACGATGGGGCGCGGTTTCTATGCCATGGAAGGCATTGCGGCGCTGCGCGAGGCGGACAAAGTGAACAGCGTGGCGGGCGTACATCTCTATACGCCGGGCGCCACGTATCAGAATGAAGGTGCCATCAAGGTGCAGTACTGGCTCAAGTCGGCCACGCAGCCGGTGACGGTTGAGTTGCTCGACAAGAAGGGTTTTGTGGTCACGAAGGCCTCCAGTACCGACACAGCTGCCGCAGCTGGCGGACGTGGCGGGCGCGGCGGTGGTCGTGGCGGCTTTGGTGGAGCTCCTGCGGCGCGCGTAACAACCACTGAAGGGCTCAACACGTACAGCATTGCACTTCGGTACCCGGATGGCGTCAACTTTCGCGGCGCCGTCTACTGGTCTGGCAACGGACTCAACGGACCGGCGGGCCCGCCAGGCACGTACACCGTACGCCTCACGGCTGGCACCAACGCACCGGTGACCGCGACGGTTCGCGTGTTACCGCCGCCGCGTACCGGTGCCACCGAAAGCGACTTGATTGAGAAGTTCAATCTGCTCATCAAGATTCGCGATACGGCGTCGGCCGCGAACAATGCGGTGCGCACCATTCGCAATGTGCGCTATCAAGTGGATAGCCTGCGCAATGTGCTCAATGGCGCGCAGTTGAAAGCATTCGAGAAGGAAGCGAATGTGTTGATCGACAGCACTCGCAAGGTGGAAGGGGTGCTCTATCAAACAAAGAACGAGGCTGGGCAGGATCCGCTCAACTTCCCGATCAAACTCGGCAATCAAATCGGCGCAATCTCTGGCTTCGTCTCCGCCAATGATCGCCGTCCGCCGCCGCAGGCGTACGAGGTATGGAACACGCTTGTGCCGCAGTTGAACGTAGAACTCGTACGACTCAAGAAGCAGATGGACGTGCTGCTACCGCGCGTGAATGCCACGCTCAAGGCGGCAGGCCAGAAGCCGATTGTGCCCAGCACGGATGAGCTGGGGAACGCGCCGCAACGTGCGGCGCAGGCGGCGATTATTCCGGCGGAGAATCCCCACGAGTAA